In the genome of Nocardioides marmoribigeumensis, one region contains:
- a CDS encoding LCP family protein gives MTTTQARPTQPEDGRTPIPVAPPSDHRKKRARSLPRSLGPVLLGAVVPGAGLLWARRWSGLLLLVPTLAAIGLAVYGYVQVGLRPMLDVAFDPGTLTTVALVGAGVTLVWAVSLLLTYLAVRPHPRTRVRAFFGALVAFVLVIALTGPPALAIRYATVQADLVHSLFEGNKAATTTELPHEITRTDPWGGLNTVSVLLLGGDYGPGRTGVRTDTAVLVRADIPTGNVTMFSLPRNLMNAQFPEDSPLHDLYPDGFRGEGDQGNWMLNAIYGQVPLLHPGVLGSSANEGADAIKQAVEGSLGIPVDYYALVNLGGFRQLVEAMGGVTVDINEYVAVQGNQSAGIPPEEWLHPGPHQHLDGYHALWFARGRYGSSDYSRMLRQRCLIGDLIDEADPVTLLRRYQALARAGKEIVQTDIPARLLPGFVELALRAKGADVRSVAFISSKEFFSGDPDFDWMRDKVRKALAKADRPAPTEPPPAPTDPTSPSPTEPSPTDQPGDGDGAAVRVADSCQYDPARAEAAVQPY, from the coding sequence ACACCGATCCCCGTCGCGCCCCCGTCGGACCATCGCAAGAAGCGCGCCCGCAGCCTGCCCCGCTCCCTCGGACCGGTCCTGCTGGGGGCGGTCGTCCCCGGCGCCGGCCTGCTCTGGGCGCGTCGCTGGTCCGGTCTGCTGCTCCTGGTCCCGACCCTGGCTGCGATCGGCCTGGCGGTCTACGGCTACGTCCAGGTCGGGCTGAGGCCGATGCTCGACGTGGCGTTCGACCCCGGCACGCTCACCACGGTCGCCCTCGTCGGGGCGGGGGTCACGCTGGTCTGGGCGGTCAGCCTGCTGCTCACCTACCTCGCCGTGCGTCCCCACCCGCGCACGCGGGTCCGCGCGTTCTTCGGCGCCCTCGTCGCCTTCGTCCTGGTCATCGCGCTCACCGGCCCTCCCGCGCTGGCGATCCGCTACGCGACGGTGCAGGCCGACCTGGTCCACTCGCTGTTCGAGGGCAACAAGGCGGCCACCACCACCGAGCTCCCGCACGAGATCACCCGCACCGACCCGTGGGGCGGGCTCAACACCGTCAGCGTCCTGCTCCTGGGTGGCGACTACGGCCCCGGCCGCACGGGCGTGCGCACCGACACCGCGGTGCTGGTCCGCGCCGACATCCCGACCGGCAACGTCACGATGTTCAGCCTCCCGCGCAACCTGATGAACGCCCAGTTCCCCGAGGACTCCCCGCTGCACGACCTCTACCCTGACGGGTTCCGCGGCGAGGGCGACCAGGGCAACTGGATGCTCAACGCGATCTACGGCCAGGTCCCGCTGCTGCACCCGGGCGTGCTCGGCAGCTCGGCCAACGAGGGCGCCGACGCGATCAAGCAGGCGGTCGAGGGCAGCCTGGGCATCCCGGTCGACTACTACGCGCTGGTCAACCTCGGTGGCTTCCGGCAGCTGGTCGAGGCGATGGGCGGCGTCACCGTCGACATCAACGAGTACGTCGCCGTGCAGGGCAACCAGTCCGCGGGCATCCCGCCCGAGGAGTGGCTGCATCCCGGCCCCCACCAGCACCTCGACGGCTACCACGCCCTGTGGTTCGCCCGCGGCCGCTACGGCTCGAGCGACTACTCCCGCATGCTGCGCCAGCGCTGCCTGATCGGGGACCTGATCGACGAGGCCGACCCGGTCACGCTGCTGCGGCGCTACCAGGCGCTGGCCAGGGCGGGCAAGGAGATCGTGCAGACCGACATCCCCGCGCGCCTGCTGCCCGGGTTCGTCGAGCTCGCCCTGCGCGCCAAGGGCGCCGACGTCCGGTCGGTGGCGTTCATCAGCTCCAAGGAGTTCTTCTCCGGGGACCCCGACTTCGACTGGATGCGCGACAAGGTCCGCAAGGCGCTCGCCAAGGCCGACCGTCCGGCACCCACCGAGCCGCCGCCCGCACCGACCGACCCGACGTCGCCGAGCCCGACCGAGCCCTCCCCGACCGACCAGCCCGGTGACGGGGACGGCGCCGCGGTCCGGGTCGCCGACTCCTGCCAGTACGACCCTGCCCGCGCCGAGGCGGCCGTCCAGCCCTACTGA
- a CDS encoding nitroreductase/quinone reductase family protein, producing MPNLFLLTLKVHQTIYERTGGLLGHRLLGRPTLLLHTRGRRTGQPRTSALLYAKDGEDLLVVASNGGHHKPPAWLLNLEADPDVVAQIGVRRREVRATPLRPGHPDYDRLFAICDTLNKGTYAAYQRRTDRPIPVVVLSPR from the coding sequence ATGCCCAACCTGTTCCTGCTGACCCTCAAGGTGCACCAGACGATCTACGAGCGCACCGGCGGCCTGCTCGGTCATCGGCTCCTCGGCAGGCCCACGCTCCTGCTGCACACGCGCGGCCGGCGGACCGGTCAGCCGCGCACCAGCGCGCTGCTCTACGCCAAGGACGGCGAGGACCTCCTCGTGGTCGCCTCCAACGGCGGGCACCACAAGCCCCCGGCCTGGCTGCTCAACCTCGAGGCCGACCCCGACGTGGTCGCCCAGATCGGCGTCCGGAGGCGCGAGGTCCGCGCCACTCCCCTACGGCCCGGACACCCCGATTACGACCGGCTGTTCGCGATCTGCGACACCCTCAACAAGGGCACCTACGCGGCGTACCAGCGCAGGACCGACCGGCCCATCCCGGTCGTCGTGCTGTCCCCACGCTGA
- a CDS encoding acyl-CoA dehydrogenase family protein — protein sequence MDFAPSPRAQDLADRVRTFIDSEIAPVEEEAHRFAAEARESGGDPWAVPPVLRELQAKAREQGLWNLWLPAGHEGEYAERYGTDGGVGLSNTDYAPVAEQTGRSFLAPMVFNCNAPDTGNMEVLLKYGTQEQRDRWLDPLLDGRIRSGFAMTEPDAASSDATNMQATAVVDGDEVVVNGRKWWTTGAGHPDCEVFIFMGRSEDPDADRHHQHTMVLVPRDTPGVEVVRLLPAMGRYDEPLGHGELRFTDVRVPRANVLVGEGQAFEIAQGRLGPGRVHHCMRLIGLAERALELACERGTRRTAFGKPLINLGGNRERVAQARIAIDSARLLVLHAAWLLDTQGPWGALSQVSQIKVAVPRMAQEVIDFAMQVHGGGGLSDDFPLAGAWTQARALRLADGPDEVHLGMVARLELSKYKD from the coding sequence ATGGACTTCGCCCCGTCGCCCCGCGCCCAGGACCTCGCCGACCGCGTCCGGACCTTCATCGACTCCGAGATCGCCCCCGTCGAGGAGGAGGCGCACCGCTTCGCCGCCGAGGCCCGGGAGTCCGGCGGCGACCCGTGGGCGGTCCCGCCGGTGCTGCGCGAGCTGCAGGCCAAGGCGCGCGAGCAGGGCCTGTGGAACCTCTGGCTGCCCGCCGGCCACGAGGGGGAGTACGCCGAGCGCTACGGCACCGACGGCGGCGTCGGGCTGAGCAACACCGACTACGCCCCGGTCGCCGAGCAGACCGGCCGGTCGTTCCTCGCCCCGATGGTGTTCAACTGCAACGCCCCGGACACCGGCAACATGGAGGTGCTGCTGAAGTACGGCACCCAGGAGCAGCGCGACCGCTGGCTCGACCCGCTGCTCGACGGCCGGATCCGGTCGGGCTTCGCGATGACCGAGCCCGACGCGGCCTCCTCGGACGCGACCAACATGCAGGCGACCGCGGTCGTCGACGGCGACGAGGTCGTGGTCAACGGCCGCAAGTGGTGGACCACCGGCGCCGGACACCCCGACTGCGAGGTCTTCATCTTCATGGGCCGCTCGGAGGACCCCGACGCGGACCGCCACCACCAGCACACGATGGTGCTCGTGCCGCGGGACACCCCCGGCGTGGAGGTCGTCCGGCTCCTCCCGGCGATGGGGAGGTACGACGAGCCGCTGGGTCACGGCGAGCTGCGGTTCACCGACGTCCGGGTCCCGCGGGCCAACGTCCTGGTCGGGGAGGGGCAGGCGTTCGAGATCGCGCAGGGCCGGCTCGGTCCGGGGCGCGTCCACCACTGCATGCGGCTGATCGGGCTGGCCGAGCGGGCGCTGGAGCTGGCCTGCGAGCGCGGCACCCGCCGTACGGCCTTCGGCAAGCCGCTGATCAACCTCGGCGGCAACCGCGAGCGGGTCGCCCAGGCCCGCATCGCGATCGACTCCGCGCGCCTCCTGGTGCTGCACGCCGCGTGGCTGCTCGACACGCAGGGCCCCTGGGGCGCGCTGAGCCAGGTCAGCCAGATCAAGGTCGCGGTGCCCCGGATGGCCCAGGAGGTCATCGACTTCGCGATGCAGGTGCACGGCGGCGGTGGGCTGAGCGACGACTTCCCCCTGGCCGGGGCGTGGACCCAGGCCCGCGCCCTGCGGCTGGCCGACGGTCCCGACGAGGTGCACCTGGGGATGGTCGCCCGGCTCGAGCTCTCGAAGTACAAGGACTGA
- a CDS encoding chloride channel protein yields MPASSSTPPVRDVRHLGDFTVTPRMILITALALPIGAVAALAAWALLRLIGLITNAVFYQRTSSELVAPGNHHSPWLVLLAPVAGGLLIGVMARWGSEKIRGHGMPEAIEAILLGGSKVQPRVALLKPVSSAVAIGTGGPFGAEGPIIMTGGALGSLLAQLLHLTADERKTLLVAGSAAGMAATFNSPLAALLLAAELLLFEWRPRSLVPVSAAVAVGTVIRGHLLGSGPVFPTHGALHLHDVDYLLCVVSGVVAALLAVVATLLVYASEDAFHRLPIHWMWWPALGGLVIGLGGLVVPQALGVGYDVIAAELSGDIGLGLVIGILVVKTLIWSLSLGSGTSGGVLAPMFMIGGALGALEAHVFPDVGPGFWALVALAGVLGGVMRSPVTGVVFALELTHRWDALLPVMIGSLTAYGASTLLLKRSVLTEKIARRGYHLSREYDVDPLEILFVSEVMSTDEAEVAEHLALDAVPSVHEGSLHTHGDQTLRQVAETMAVHEVTTLLVTDRDDPSVVVGVVTLPQLLAARRRDQQEARERERVLTIVGPRSRGSAKA; encoded by the coding sequence GTGCCCGCCTCGTCCTCCACGCCCCCCGTCCGCGACGTCCGCCACCTCGGTGACTTCACCGTCACGCCCCGGATGATCCTCATCACCGCCCTCGCCCTGCCCATCGGTGCCGTCGCCGCGCTCGCGGCGTGGGCGCTGCTGCGGCTCATCGGGCTGATCACCAACGCCGTCTTCTACCAGCGCACGTCCTCCGAGCTGGTCGCGCCCGGCAACCACCACTCCCCCTGGCTCGTCCTGCTCGCCCCCGTCGCGGGCGGCCTCCTCATCGGCGTGATGGCCAGGTGGGGCTCGGAGAAGATCCGCGGCCACGGGATGCCGGAGGCGATCGAGGCGATCCTGCTGGGCGGCAGCAAGGTCCAGCCCCGCGTCGCCCTTCTCAAGCCCGTGTCGTCGGCGGTGGCCATCGGCACCGGCGGTCCGTTCGGGGCCGAGGGGCCGATCATCATGACCGGAGGGGCGCTGGGGTCCCTCCTCGCCCAGCTGCTGCACCTCACCGCCGACGAGCGCAAGACCCTGCTCGTGGCGGGATCCGCGGCCGGCATGGCCGCCACCTTCAACTCGCCCCTGGCGGCCCTGCTGCTCGCGGCCGAGCTGCTGCTCTTCGAGTGGCGGCCCCGCAGCCTCGTCCCGGTCTCCGCCGCTGTCGCGGTCGGCACCGTGATCCGCGGCCACCTCCTGGGCAGCGGTCCCGTCTTCCCCACGCACGGCGCCCTGCACCTGCACGACGTCGACTACCTGCTCTGCGTGGTCTCGGGCGTGGTGGCTGCCCTCCTCGCGGTGGTCGCCACCCTGCTGGTCTACGCCTCCGAGGACGCCTTCCACCGCCTGCCGATCCACTGGATGTGGTGGCCGGCCCTGGGCGGCCTCGTCATCGGGCTCGGCGGCCTGGTCGTCCCCCAGGCCCTCGGCGTGGGCTACGACGTCATCGCCGCCGAGCTCAGCGGCGACATCGGGCTCGGTCTCGTGATCGGGATCCTGGTCGTCAAGACCCTGATCTGGTCGCTGTCGCTCGGGTCCGGCACCTCCGGCGGCGTGCTGGCGCCGATGTTCATGATCGGCGGCGCGCTCGGTGCGCTCGAGGCCCACGTCTTCCCCGACGTCGGCCCCGGCTTCTGGGCGCTGGTGGCCCTGGCCGGCGTGCTCGGCGGCGTCATGCGCTCGCCGGTGACCGGGGTCGTGTTCGCCCTGGAGCTGACCCACCGCTGGGACGCCCTGCTGCCGGTGATGATCGGCTCGCTCACGGCGTACGGCGCCTCCACGCTCCTGCTCAAGCGCTCGGTCCTCACCGAGAAGATCGCGCGCCGCGGCTACCACCTGAGCCGGGAGTACGACGTGGACCCGCTGGAGATCCTGTTCGTCAGCGAGGTCATGTCCACCGACGAGGCCGAGGTCGCCGAGCACCTGGCGCTCGACGCCGTCCCCTCGGTGCACGAGGGCTCGCTGCACACCCACGGCGACCAGACGCTGCGCCAGGTCGCCGAGACCATGGCGGTGCACGAGGTCACCACGCTGCTGGTCACCGACCGCGACGACCCGAGCGTGGTCGTCGGTGTGGTCACGCTGCCCCAGCTGCTGGCAGCGCGTCGCCGCGACCAGCAGGAGGCACGCGAGCGGGAGCGCGTGCTCACGATCGTCGGGCCTAGGAGCCGAGGATCCGCCAAAGCGTGA